One stretch of Shewanella sp. Arc9-LZ DNA includes these proteins:
- the glgC gene encoding glucose-1-phosphate adenylyltransferase, giving the protein MSNVRYISNLTRDTYALILAGGRGSRLYELTDWRAKPALYFGGKFRIIDFPLSNCINSGIRRVGVVTQYKSHSLIRHVTRGWGHFKKELGESVEILPASQQTSGNWYQGTADAVFQNIDIIRHEIPKYVMILSGDHVYRMDYAGLLAAHAESGADMTVCCLETPIAEAAGAFGVMEVDSTNRVIGFEEKPAEPKPTPNDPEMCLASMGNYVFNTKFLFDQLKKDSNNENSDRDFGKDIIPSIIEKHNVFAFPFTSAVPDEPAYWRDVGTLDSFFQANMELLSPTPALNLYDAKWPIWTYQEQLPPAKFVFDDEDRRGMAVDSIVSGGCIISGAKVKRSVLFDEVRVCSYSSVKDSVLLPDVVVLKNCKIQNAILDRGCIIPEGMVIGYNQDHDRARGFRVSEKGITLVTRKMLGLPVGYE; this is encoded by the coding sequence ATGAGTAATGTTCGTTATATTAGTAATTTAACTCGTGATACCTATGCGCTTATTTTGGCGGGTGGTCGTGGTTCTCGGTTGTACGAATTAACCGACTGGCGCGCTAAACCGGCGTTATATTTTGGTGGTAAATTCAGGATTATTGATTTCCCATTATCGAATTGTATTAACTCTGGAATTCGTCGCGTGGGAGTGGTGACACAATATAAATCACACTCACTTATTCGGCATGTTACTCGTGGTTGGGGCCACTTTAAGAAGGAATTGGGTGAATCGGTTGAGATATTACCGGCGTCGCAACAAACATCAGGTAATTGGTATCAAGGTACCGCAGACGCCGTGTTTCAAAATATCGATATTATTCGCCATGAAATACCTAAATACGTGATGATTCTATCTGGCGATCATGTATACCGCATGGATTATGCCGGCTTGTTAGCCGCCCATGCAGAATCGGGTGCCGACATGACCGTGTGTTGTTTAGAAACGCCGATAGCCGAAGCTGCGGGGGCATTTGGGGTAATGGAAGTCGATAGCACTAATCGGGTGATTGGATTTGAAGAAAAACCAGCTGAGCCTAAACCGACACCAAACGATCCGGAAATGTGTTTAGCCTCGATGGGCAATTATGTGTTTAATACCAAGTTTTTGTTCGATCAATTGAAAAAGGATTCGAACAACGAAAACTCAGACCGTGACTTTGGTAAAGACATCATTCCGTCAATCATAGAAAAGCATAATGTGTTCGCGTTTCCTTTTACTAGTGCCGTTCCAGACGAACCTGCTTATTGGCGCGATGTGGGTACCTTAGATTCATTTTTCCAAGCCAATATGGAGCTATTATCACCTACGCCGGCATTGAATTTGTATGATGCCAAATGGCCTATTTGGACCTATCAAGAACAATTACCTCCGGCTAAATTTGTGTTTGATGATGAAGATAGACGCGGTATGGCGGTTGATTCTATTGTGTCCGGTGGTTGTATTATCTCCGGCGCAAAAGTTAAACGTAGCGTGTTGTTTGATGAAGTGCGGGTATGTTCTTATTCGTCGGTAAAAGACTCGGTATTATTACCCGATGTGGTGGTATTAAAGAACTGTAAAATCCAAAATGCCATTTTAGATCGGGGTTGTATCATCCCAGAAGGCATGGTGATTGGTTATAATCAAGATCACGACAGGGCAAGAGGTTTTAGGGTATCCGAAAAAGGTATTACCTTAGTAACTCGTAAAATGTTGGGTTTACCTGTTGGTTACGAATAA
- a CDS encoding glycogen synthase, with protein MTLVSVKRVLLVAAENDALHGAKVGGMADVIRDLPPALGQCSVIADVAMPNYGFLAQQYCAAHMADIEVDFAGERHVVSVYRMPRPQNKDEMVDIGEQDNTGAQIYLFDHPLFNHQGQVYCNGSADRPFAEDATKFALFSLSVATCLVNRLLPYFDVLHLHDWHTAMVAMLRGCVAEFSALQAMPCVFTIHNLALQGIRPFSGDDSSFAHWFPQYMDKLNAVADVSLFDPRYNNCINPMRMGIVLSDKVHLVSPSYAREVLMPSDYHKGFFGGEGLELDLATKAQQGNVVGIINGCVYDDKPLNDVDHQTGYAGLLHQAENAIIKWQAKANNVSVLDTIALTRMSQYKHAVLAEHLRSLEVNSQTFDDDKQRFLLTSVGRLTEQKVLILLQPYSATQIDKSLSSAKTVLEAVLESLKRQQPNGVFMLLGSGDLHIAKVLQATAARYDNFLFLHGYDEALSEQLYQSGSLFLMPSSFEPCGISQMLAMRAGQPCLVHGVGGLNDTITDNVSGWVFNGETLAAQGQALVERVNQVLALYGSDTWQQVKHNAAKQRFSWDDVAKQYLAKLYVANDNDQ; from the coding sequence ATGACTCTTGTGAGTGTAAAGCGAGTACTGCTGGTGGCAGCAGAAAACGATGCACTGCACGGCGCTAAAGTAGGTGGCATGGCGGATGTTATCCGCGACTTGCCACCCGCATTAGGCCAATGCAGCGTGATAGCCGATGTCGCTATGCCTAATTATGGTTTTTTAGCTCAACAATATTGTGCCGCACATATGGCTGATATTGAAGTTGATTTTGCGGGTGAGCGTCATGTGGTATCTGTGTATCGGATGCCTAGGCCGCAAAACAAAGACGAAATGGTCGATATCGGTGAGCAAGACAATACTGGCGCCCAAATTTATCTATTCGATCATCCGCTGTTTAACCATCAAGGTCAGGTTTACTGTAATGGTTCAGCCGACAGACCGTTTGCCGAAGATGCGACCAAGTTTGCTTTGTTTTCATTGAGTGTTGCCACATGCCTTGTTAACAGGCTATTACCTTATTTCGATGTGTTGCATCTGCATGACTGGCACACCGCAATGGTGGCAATGCTTCGCGGCTGCGTGGCGGAGTTCTCGGCATTGCAGGCGATGCCTTGTGTGTTCACTATCCATAATTTGGCTTTGCAGGGGATCCGCCCCTTCAGCGGTGATGATTCATCGTTTGCCCATTGGTTTCCACAGTACATGGATAAATTGAATGCAGTTGCAGATGTAAGTTTATTTGATCCACGTTACAACAATTGCATTAATCCAATGCGAATGGGCATAGTACTGAGTGATAAAGTGCACTTGGTGTCGCCCAGTTATGCCCGCGAAGTGTTAATGCCATCGGATTATCATAAAGGCTTTTTTGGCGGTGAAGGATTAGAGCTAGATTTAGCCACTAAAGCGCAGCAAGGTAATGTCGTTGGGATCATTAATGGTTGCGTTTATGATGATAAGCCCCTAAATGATGTTGATCATCAAACAGGATATGCAGGGTTATTGCACCAAGCAGAAAACGCGATTATCAAATGGCAAGCAAAGGCCAATAATGTCAGTGTATTAGACACCATTGCGCTCACGCGAATGAGTCAGTATAAGCATGCTGTATTGGCGGAGCATCTGCGATCGTTAGAGGTAAATAGCCAAACGTTTGATGATGACAAGCAACGGTTTTTACTGACATCAGTAGGTCGGTTAACTGAGCAAAAAGTGTTGATTTTGTTGCAACCGTATAGTGCAACGCAAATAGATAAAAGCCTTTCCTCAGCAAAAACAGTACTAGAAGCGGTACTTGAATCATTAAAGCGACAACAACCCAACGGGGTGTTTATGTTGCTTGGTAGTGGTGATCTGCATATTGCTAAGGTTCTGCAAGCTACAGCTGCGCGTTATGATAACTTTTTATTTTTACACGGTTATGATGAAGCATTGTCTGAGCAACTTTATCAATCGGGCAGTTTATTTTTAATGCCAAGCTCATTTGAGCCATGCGGAATAAGTCAAATGCTGGCAATGCGGGCAGGGCAACCTTGTTTGGTTCATGGCGTGGGTGGACTGAACGACACGATTACAGATAATGTCAGCGGCTGGGTGTTTAATGGTGAAACGCTAGCTGCACAAGGACAAGCCCTGGTTGAACGTGTTAATCAAGTTCTTGCGTTATATGGCAGCGATACTTGGCAACAGGTGAAGCATAATGCCGCCAAACAGCGATTTAGCTGGGACGATGTCGCGAAGCAATATCTAGCAAAGCTCTATGTAGCGAATGATAATGATCAGTAA